The Microbacterium sp. SORGH_AS_0428 genome contains the following window.
GTCGAGCACGTCGTTGCCGGTGCGGACCTGCGTCGCGTAGTCGCGGATCGACGTCTCGAGGTCGTCCAGGATGCGCAGGCGCGACTGCGGGTCCTGCTCGGCGCGGATCGCATCGAGGTGGTGCTTCATGTCGTGGTACTTGCGGTTGACCTCGTCGATCGTGCGCCGCGACATCTCGTACTGCTGGTGCTGACTGGTCAGCAACCTCGCCATCGCGTCCGCTTCGCGCCGCGCCTGGAAACCACGACGCACCTCGTGCTGCACGTAGAGCGCGATGTAGCCGCACAGGTCCACGAGGGTGCGGATGTACAGGATCTCGTGACCGATGCGGCCGCTGAACGGCGTCGCGGTGGTCACGAAGCTGAGATTGGAGATGATGAACGTCGCGGTCGCGATCGAGAGCGCGGCGACGAGATCGGCATAGCCCACCTCGACGACCTCTCCTCGCACCAGGTGACGCCGCTCGGCGAGCCACGCGAGCCCCAGCATCCCGCCGTAGATCACGACCGTCATCGCGGCCTTCACCTCGGCGGGCGCATCCAGGTAGAACCGGTCGAGCTGCCAGTTGATGGATGCGGTGAGCTCGGCCAGCACGAAGGCCCGGGCCGTGAGGTAGCCCGCGGTCACCGGCGAGACGCGGAGTGTCGCATACAACATCGCGAACATCACCAGCACGGCGGCCAGCATCCCCGGGATCCACAACGCGAGCGAGAGGCGCCCCGCCGCTTCCTGCACGACCAGCAGCGCCAGAAGTCCCGCGGCGGACGCGGCCGCGGTGATCCACCAGCTCGCCCGCCGCGCCACGATCAGCACGAAGACGAAACAGGCGCCCCATTCCGCGACGGCCGTGAAGCTACGGGGGATGTCGGCGACGTAGAGCTCGTTCATGCCGTGATACCGCGCGTGCCGATGTAGCCGGCCAGGGCGGCGAGGAAGTCCTTCTTCCGCGGTCGGCTGATCTGCAGCCGCACCCCGCCGCGGATGCGGCAGTCGTTGCCCTCCACCCCGGTCACGTGGCGGAGGTTCACGAGGTAGCCGCTGTTGCAGCGGAAGAAGTCCTCGCCCTCCAGCTCCCCCTCCATCGCCTTCAGCGACGTCGCCACGGTGTAGTCGCCGTCGAGCGTGTGGATCAGGACGTTGTGCTTCGCGCTCTCCAGGTACAGGACGTCGGCGATGTCGAGGCGGTGCCGGTCCCCGTCGGCCGCGGTGAAGAGCATGTGCCGGCGTTCCCGCCGACGCAGGCGCACGAGACAGCGTCCGAGCTCCTGGGCGAAGACCGGGTAGGAGACGGGCTTGAGCAGGTAGCTCAGGGCATCCACCTCGTAGCCGCTCACCGCGTACTGCGGCGACGCGGTCACGAAGACGATGAGCACCTCGCTGTCGACCTCGCGGATGCGTCGAGCGGCCGTCATGCCGTCGACACGCGCCATCTGGATGTCCAGCAGCAGGATGTCCCAGTCGGGGCGGTAGTCCTCGATGATGTCGCGCCCGTCGCGGAACGCTCCGATGTGGAAGCGTTCGCCGTGCTCGCGCTGGAACCGATCCAGGTGCGACAGCAGGCGGTCGATGCTTGCCGGATCGTCCTCGACCACGCCGATGCGGATCATGCTCTGTCTCCTTCCCGGTCTGGTCTCAACTGAAGCCGACGTAGCGTCGGGCGAGGTGATACGCGGCCCTCGTCACGTGCCGCCCGGCGTATCCCGGCAGGTTGCTCCCTGCGCAGACGAGGCTCCGCCGCAGATGGCCGTGGATGCGGGGACTCTCCCGCTTGACCTCCCGCCAGAAGGCTCGGCGCACCGCG
Protein-coding sequences here:
- a CDS encoding GHKL domain-containing protein, which translates into the protein MNELYVADIPRSFTAVAEWGACFVFVLIVARRASWWITAAASAAGLLALLVVQEAAGRLSLALWIPGMLAAVLVMFAMLYATLRVSPVTAGYLTARAFVLAELTASINWQLDRFYLDAPAEVKAAMTVVIYGGMLGLAWLAERRHLVRGEVVEVGYADLVAALSIATATFIISNLSFVTTATPFSGRIGHEILYIRTLVDLCGYIALYVQHEVRRGFQARREADAMARLLTSQHQQYEMSRRTIDEVNRKYHDMKHHLDAIRAEQDPQSRLRILDDLETSIRDYATQVRTGNDVLDAVLTAKLMYAREQSIHVATVADGRLLAGLRPLDITAIAGNALDNAFEATARLPESQRMVKFSLFAHDDFVMLRVENTFDGHLRRRDGRIVTRKVGDGHGYGLRNIEAAAETYGGSVSVDGGAEWFSLRVLLPRDVAAAAR
- a CDS encoding LytTR family DNA-binding domain-containing protein; its protein translation is MIRIGVVEDDPASIDRLLSHLDRFQREHGERFHIGAFRDGRDIIEDYRPDWDILLLDIQMARVDGMTAARRIREVDSEVLIVFVTASPQYAVSGYEVDALSYLLKPVSYPVFAQELGRCLVRLRRRERRHMLFTAADGDRHRLDIADVLYLESAKHNVLIHTLDGDYTVATSLKAMEGELEGEDFFRCNSGYLVNLRHVTGVEGNDCRIRGGVRLQISRPRKKDFLAALAGYIGTRGITA